The nucleotide window GCTGAATACGGCGTAACCGAGTTGCAGCTCCACCCGCAGGCGCTGGTAGAACGGCGTCTGGCATACGTGTGCAAGCACACGCCAGGCGGCCTCATCGGCAATGTCATGGGTTGCTGTCGGACAAAAGAGTAACAGCGCGTGTTCGCTGGAGCCGGTATCGACGGAGTTCCACAGATGCTGCGAGCGAATCGACGGAGGCGGCGTCAGTTGACTGTCCGCAGTGCCGGGAATACGACTCAAGGCAAGCCCCATCGCTGCTTGAGTCTGGGCAGACAGGCCTGTCGCCAGGCCATCCCAGCGTGCGCTTGACCAGAGTTGCTGTAAGTCATCTGAGATCGCGGCGTGCTCAAGGCATAGATCGGGCAGTGCCTTGAGCAATTGTCGAATCGGCATCAACGCAATGGACGCCGGCTCTTCCTGTGAGAAATCGGCATCAGGTTTTGTCAGTTCTTTCAGCGCATGTTCGAGGATTGTCGGCATCGGTTCCTGCAGCCCCGTCATTTTCAGCAGCCATTCATTGCCCGATGCACTGAAGGAAACGTCGACACCGGCCTGATGTGCATCTTCGCGCAGCATCTGCAGGCTGTTTTCCAGATTCGACTGAAGGCGGCTGTGAGGTGCGAACTCCAGGCGCCAGCGCAGATAAACCGCACCTTCATCCGTGTTATCCGGCAACGCCTGACTGAACTGCATCGGCGATCGTTCGCGGCGACTGCGTGAGCGATCCTGGGCAAAAGTCCGCAGGCCGCGATGGGCGCTGGTCTGGCCGCGAATCAATCCGGCATTCGAGGCTGGAGTCTCGGCGCGCAAAAACGGGTTGGGTGTCGGCAGCTGCCACTGACCGGTGAAGTTATCCACAGCGCAAATTTGTTTCAGGATTGCCTTGAGGGCGACGACACCCTGTTTGGATAACCCCAATTCAAGTTGCCCGCTGTCCCATTGGGCCAGTTGCAAGGCGCTGCTGACTTGCTGCTGGCGCTGTAGCAGAACTGCATACTCTTCGCGCAGCTCGGTCCAATCCTGGCGGGAGGCAAAAAAAACCAGCCAATCCAGAAGCCGTTCGCGGATCATGCTGGCCGGTTGCGTGGTGTTGGCGGGCCGTGTGAATTCGATGTGCAGCAGGGCTTGCCCGGCGTAGTGATAGAGCGGCGCGGCTTTCAGGGTGTCCGCCAGACCGGAGTCTCGTAGCTGTGCCAACAGGCCGCCGGGTTTTGCGGCGTTCAACCAATGGCACAGGAACGCCAGCGCTTCGGGCGATGAGTCGGGCAGCGCTTCGAAGGTGAACAGCAAATCCAGCCGACGCGCTCCAGCCTGTTGATAACTATTGTCCGAAAAGTCCATCAACAGGGCAGGCTCTGTCTGGGGGACTTTCTCCCCGGCGGTAATGGCAACGGCAAACATCTGCGCCATCCCCTTCAATTCATCCAGACTCTGCGGGCCGGCCAGGCTCAACGTCATCTGCCCGGTCTGATAAAACTGCTGATAGAAGTCCTTCAACGCTTGCTGAAACTCGGGCTGCGGAACCGGCAGGCTGTAACGGTTTCCAGCATGAAATGCCCGTAATGGGTGAGCCGCCGAGAGCCCGTCAAACAGCGCAAATTGCTGTTGGGCCGTGGCGTCTCGCGACCAGGCGACAAATTCGGCGTGCAGCACTTCTCGTTCTCGCCGTTGA belongs to Pseudomonas sp. B21-015 and includes:
- the pqqF gene encoding pyrroloquinoline quinone biosynthesis protein PqqF produces the protein MPAPNHPRLHTETLANGLRVTLRHAPELKRCAAALRVAAGSHDVPLAWPGLAHFLEHLLFLGTERFPAEQGLMAYVQGHGGQVNARTSERTTDFFFELPPQAFSGGLERLSDMLAHPRMNPDDQRREREVLHAEFVAWSRDATAQQQFALFDGLSAAHPLRAFHAGNRYSLPVPQPEFQQALKDFYQQFYQTGQMTLSLAGPQSLDELKGMAQMFAVAITAGEKVPQTEPALLMDFSDNSYQQAGARRLDLLFTFEALPDSSPEALAFLCHWLNAAKPGGLLAQLRDSGLADTLKAAPLYHYAGQALLHIEFTRPANTTQPASMIRERLLDWLVFFASRQDWTELREEYAVLLQRQQQVSSALQLAQWDSGQLELGLSKQGVVALKAILKQICAVDNFTGQWQLPTPNPFLRAETPASNAGLIRGQTSAHRGLRTFAQDRSRSRRERSPMQFSQALPDNTDEGAVYLRWRLEFAPHSRLQSNLENSLQMLREDAHQAGVDVSFSASGNEWLLKMTGLQEPMPTILEHALKELTKPDADFSQEEPASIALMPIRQLLKALPDLCLEHAAISDDLQQLWSSARWDGLATGLSAQTQAAMGLALSRIPGTADSQLTPPPSIRSQHLWNSVDTGSSEHALLLFCPTATHDIADEAAWRVLAHVCQTPFYQRLRVELQLGYAVFSGLRQLNGQTGMLFGVQSPSVAPLDLLEHIEQFLSELEGMIESIDDATFIAQRQALADQFDDTALPNAQAAELLWQGKLAGHSSDYLKHLPQAILMIDREALLAAAQRLNRADGGWRCLASGPCPSTLWQVAK